A single genomic interval of Mobula hypostoma chromosome 7, sMobHyp1.1, whole genome shotgun sequence harbors:
- the LOC134349281 gene encoding heterogeneous nuclear ribonucleoprotein A3-like gives MAREQLCKLFVGGLSFETVEGNLRNHFEKWGKLTDCVVVQDTITRRPRGFGFVTYSSPSEADAAMAARPHVLDGRTVDLKRAVPREDSNKPGFNMKVKKIFVGGIKENLNEDDLQSYFSDYGLIEKVDVICDRDTGKKRGFAFVYFDDHDSVDKAVIQKYHMINGYRCEVKKGLSKEEMQSGSRSRGRAGSFPQRNGRSDGSFGNSAGYGPQGGGGGYYNDRGGRGDLYGGYGDVGYSRRDRSFSGGSYGDRIRDYGFPGYGGDRGYNNEHFDDAYDNFGRYSPEPSHYGPMRGGGGMEKYAAGPYRGDYGVSSRSRNRDYGGYAF, from the coding sequence ATGGCGAGGGAACAGCTCTGTAAGCTATTTGTTGGCGGGCTCAGCTTTGAAACGGTGGAAGGGAACCTCAGAAACCATTTCGAGAAGTGGGGCAAGCTAACTGACTGTGTCGTGGTTCAAGATACGATCACCAGGCGCCCCCGAGGCTTCGGGTTCGTTACGTATTCTTCGCCGAGCGAGGCGGATGCTGCAATGGCCGCTAGGCCTCATGTGTTAGATGGCCGCACGGTAGATCTGAAACGAGCTGTGCCGAGGGAAGACTCGAACAAGCCGGGCTTCAACATGAAGGTAAAGAAGATCTTCGTGGGCGGCATCAAAGAAAACCTCAACGAAGACGATTTGCAGAGCTACTTCTCGGATTATGGATTGATTGAAAAAGTGGATGTGATCTGTGACCGCGACACTGGCAAGAAAAGAGGCTTTGCCTTTGTGTACTTCGATGACCACGATTCTGTTGATAAAGCTGTTATCCAGAAGTACCACATGATTAATGGCTACCGGTGCGAAGTCAAGAAAGGGTTGTCGAAGGAAGAGATGCAGAGCGGAAGTAGATCTCGCGGTCGAGCTGGCAGCTTTCCCCAAAGAAACGGTCGGAGTGATGGCAGTTTTGGAAATTCTGCCGGGTACGGGCCGCAAGGCGGCGGAGGCGGCTACTACAATGATCGAGGGGGCCGAGGAGATCTTTATGGTGGTTATGGTGATGTGGGATATTCCCGACGTGATCGTTCCTTTTCGGGAGGAAGTTACGGAGATCGCATTCGGGATTATGGCTTTCCTGGCTATGGTGGCGATAGAGGTTACAATAATGAACATTTCGACGATGCCTATGATAACTTTGGGCGCTATTCTCCTGAGCCGTCCCACTATGGCCCCATGAGAGGTGGGGGCGGTATGGAGAAGTATGCTGCTGGACCCTACAGGGGAGATTATGGTGTTAGTAGTAGAAGCAGAAACAGAGATTATGGTGGATATGCCTTTTAA